A single genomic interval of Mycolicibacterium holsaticum DSM 44478 = JCM 12374 harbors:
- a CDS encoding amidohydrolase, with the protein MPTADLVLRGTVLTVDENRPTAQALAVSEGRIVAVGSSADVESWVGPETRQLDVEGCVMPGFVEAHGHPLMEAMVLSDAMADIRPVTLRDADAVVAAVRAEVTARGAEGAYLNGWDPLLQQGLPEPTLAWLNAMAPDSPLVIVHNSGHKAYFNTAAAARAGLTRDTPDPKGASYGRAADGELDGTAEEIGAVFSLLTGAIQPDDYPAMLHAELGRLNRAGLTTCSEMAFDPAFRPVVAQMREELTVRLRVYEISNAQMATDAVPDNGDDLFRQPGIKIWVDGSPWVGNIDLSFPYLDTDATRIIGVTPGSCGCANYTAEQLTEIVGAYFPRGWQLACHVHGDVGVDTILDVYEDVLRRHPRTDHRLRLEHVGAIRPEQLQRAHDLGVTCSIFVDQIHYWGDVIVDGLFGPEHGNRWMPCGSAVATGMRISLHNDPPVTPEEPLRNISVAVTRTAPSGRVLGAEERLTVEQAICAQTIDAAYQLFADDIVGSLEVGKYADMVVLSADPRAVPPEQIADLEVRATFLAGAQVYGTL; encoded by the coding sequence ATGCCGACCGCTGACCTCGTCCTACGGGGCACCGTGCTCACCGTCGACGAGAACCGACCCACTGCGCAGGCGCTGGCGGTGTCCGAGGGCCGCATCGTCGCCGTCGGCAGCAGCGCCGACGTCGAGAGCTGGGTCGGCCCGGAAACCCGACAGCTCGACGTCGAGGGCTGCGTGATGCCGGGATTCGTTGAAGCACACGGGCACCCGCTGATGGAGGCGATGGTGCTCTCGGACGCCATGGCCGATATCCGGCCGGTGACGCTGCGCGACGCGGACGCCGTCGTCGCCGCGGTCCGCGCCGAGGTCACCGCCCGCGGCGCCGAGGGTGCCTACCTCAACGGTTGGGATCCGCTTCTGCAGCAAGGGCTCCCGGAACCGACGTTGGCGTGGCTGAACGCGATGGCGCCCGATTCGCCGCTGGTGATCGTGCACAACTCCGGGCACAAGGCGTATTTCAACACCGCCGCCGCCGCCCGCGCGGGCCTGACCCGCGACACCCCGGATCCCAAGGGCGCCAGCTACGGCCGCGCCGCCGACGGTGAACTCGACGGCACCGCCGAGGAGATAGGCGCGGTGTTCTCGCTGCTGACAGGCGCGATCCAGCCCGACGACTATCCGGCGATGCTGCACGCCGAACTGGGCCGGCTCAACCGGGCCGGCCTGACCACGTGTTCGGAGATGGCGTTCGACCCCGCGTTTCGTCCCGTCGTGGCGCAGATGCGCGAGGAGCTCACCGTGCGGCTGCGGGTCTACGAGATCTCCAACGCCCAGATGGCCACCGACGCGGTCCCCGACAACGGCGACGACCTGTTCCGGCAGCCCGGCATCAAGATCTGGGTCGACGGCTCGCCGTGGGTCGGCAACATCGACCTGTCGTTTCCGTACCTGGATACCGACGCCACCCGCATCATCGGCGTCACACCCGGATCGTGCGGCTGCGCGAACTACACCGCCGAGCAGCTGACCGAGATCGTCGGCGCCTACTTCCCGCGCGGCTGGCAGCTGGCCTGCCACGTCCACGGCGACGTCGGCGTCGACACCATCCTCGATGTGTACGAAGACGTGCTGCGCCGGCATCCGCGCACCGACCACCGGCTGCGCCTCGAACACGTCGGCGCCATCCGCCCCGAGCAGCTGCAGCGCGCCCACGACCTCGGCGTCACGTGCAGCATCTTCGTCGACCAGATCCACTACTGGGGCGACGTGATCGTGGACGGCCTGTTCGGCCCCGAACACGGAAACCGGTGGATGCCCTGCGGTTCGGCGGTCGCCACCGGGATGCGCATCTCGCTGCACAACGATCCGCCGGTCACCCCCGAGGAGCCGCTGCGCAACATCAGCGTGGCCGTCACGCGCACCGCGCCCAGCGGCCGGGTGCTCGGCGCCGAGGAGCGGCTCACCGTCGAACAGGCGATCTGCGCGCAGACCATCGACGCCGCCTACCAACTGTTCGCCGACGACATCGTCGGATCCCTGGAAGTCGGCAAGTACGCCGACATGGTGGTGCTGTCGGCCGACCCGCGTGCGGTGCCGCCCGAACAGATCGCCGATCTGGAGGTTCGCGCAACTTTCCTGGCTGGCGCGCAGGTTTATGGCACGCTCTGA
- a CDS encoding ribosome modulation factor codes for MAHRLVTAYREGRKAFPHTLVNPYAGIGDRAVARMWRLGWQRAAEENRGIPSEEERIARLAAEIDALLD; via the coding sequence ATGGCGCATCGTCTGGTTACCGCTTACCGGGAGGGCCGCAAAGCCTTCCCGCACACGCTCGTCAACCCGTATGCCGGCATCGGCGACCGCGCGGTGGCGCGGATGTGGCGGCTGGGCTGGCAGCGGGCCGCCGAGGAGAACCGCGGCATCCCCAGCGAGGAAGAGCGCATCGCGCGGTTGGCCGCGGAGATCGACGCGCTGCTTGACTGA
- a CDS encoding nitroreductase family deazaflavin-dependent oxidoreductase: MSNTPLPWWLKYVNKVMIGLQKLGVGFGGKGPVVLSVPGRKTGKPRSTPVTPMTVDGKRYIVGGVPGADWAANVRAAGEATLHQGRTSQRVRVVEMPVEQARPLLREFPVKVPTGVDFMKTIGLVTGPNPDEFENLAGRCPVFLLEPVNA, translated from the coding sequence ATGTCCAACACTCCGTTGCCGTGGTGGCTGAAGTACGTCAACAAAGTGATGATCGGTCTGCAGAAACTCGGCGTCGGCTTCGGCGGCAAGGGCCCGGTGGTGCTGAGCGTGCCCGGCCGCAAGACCGGCAAGCCGCGTTCCACGCCGGTCACCCCGATGACCGTGGACGGTAAGCGCTACATCGTCGGCGGGGTGCCGGGCGCCGACTGGGCCGCCAACGTCCGGGCCGCCGGTGAGGCGACGCTGCACCAGGGCCGCACCAGCCAACGCGTCCGGGTGGTGGAGATGCCCGTCGAGCAGGCGCGCCCGTTGCTGCGGGAGTTCCCCGTCAAGGTGCCGACCGGCGTCGACTTCATGAAGACCATCGGCCTGGTCACCGGGCCCAACCCCGACGAATTCGAAAACCTCGCGGGCCGCTGCCCCGTCTTTCTCCTGGAGCCGGTAAACGCATGA
- a CDS encoding mannan-binding family protein, with translation MVVAAPVAEASAPSFCDELGGQWDGQYCRTAVPSERKAVRDIKIAIPGDLVDNPVTGPVIRDYLGTLMNNWKTAATKMVADSFGEGNYQIFRRGDVLSVVFRETYHADGPDFNNAYRTFTFDMADGRRLQLADLVKPGLDPLTAIAPLAQPFVEQALDAAPPPHQPGTYPFAIDRWSPDKVYSGAYKAWALTPDELVIYMPDYPVAHDRPIDFTPGIMQWSMDGGTVQAHIPLTALAPILRPEFGGR, from the coding sequence ATGGTGGTCGCCGCACCTGTCGCCGAGGCGTCGGCGCCCTCGTTCTGTGACGAGCTGGGCGGGCAGTGGGACGGCCAGTACTGCCGCACGGCGGTGCCCTCCGAACGAAAGGCCGTCCGCGACATCAAGATCGCCATCCCCGGCGATCTCGTCGACAATCCGGTGACGGGTCCGGTCATCCGGGATTACCTCGGCACGCTGATGAACAACTGGAAAACCGCGGCCACCAAGATGGTCGCGGACAGTTTCGGGGAGGGTAACTACCAGATCTTCCGCCGCGGCGACGTTCTCAGCGTCGTGTTCCGCGAGACTTATCACGCCGACGGGCCGGACTTCAACAATGCGTACCGCACGTTCACCTTCGACATGGCCGACGGCCGGCGGCTGCAGTTGGCCGATCTGGTCAAGCCCGGGTTGGATCCGCTGACCGCGATCGCGCCGCTGGCGCAACCGTTCGTCGAGCAGGCACTCGATGCCGCCCCGCCGCCGCACCAGCCGGGCACGTACCCGTTCGCGATTGACCGCTGGAGCCCCGACAAGGTCTACTCCGGCGCATACAAGGCGTGGGCGCTGACGCCCGACGAGCTGGTCATCTACATGCCGGACTATCCGGTGGCCCACGATCGGCCGATCGACTTCACCCCGGGCATCATGCAGTGGTCGATGGACGGCGGCACCGTACAGGCGCACATCCCGCTCACCGCGCTGGCACCGATACTGCGCCCCGAGTTCGGCGGCCGATAG
- a CDS encoding YciI family protein: MAIYMLIMRSTAEAEAAMAEADIDFDQIFEEMGRFNEQLITAGVLRAGEGLTGPEEGFVVDFNADPPTVTDGPYPGADVFNGFWILEVSSKDEAKQWARKVPLGKGVKIEVRRVAETFEFPQDNPWVQKEIRWKAELAEKIAAQARADADRLG, translated from the coding sequence ATGGCGATCTACATGCTGATCATGCGGTCCACCGCGGAGGCCGAGGCCGCGATGGCGGAGGCCGACATCGACTTCGACCAGATCTTCGAGGAGATGGGCCGCTTCAACGAGCAGCTCATCACGGCCGGCGTCCTACGGGCCGGCGAGGGCCTGACAGGACCCGAGGAGGGCTTCGTCGTCGACTTCAACGCCGACCCGCCGACGGTCACCGACGGCCCGTACCCCGGCGCCGACGTGTTCAACGGGTTCTGGATCCTCGAGGTGTCGTCGAAGGACGAGGCCAAGCAGTGGGCGAGGAAGGTGCCGCTGGGCAAGGGCGTCAAGATCGAAGTGCGGCGCGTGGCGGAGACCTTCGAGTTTCCGCAGGACAATCCGTGGGTCCAAAAGGAGATCCGGTGGAAGGCCGAGCTGGCCGAGAAGATCGCCGCGCAAGCGCGAGCGGACGCGGACCGGCTGGGCTAG
- a CDS encoding long-chain-fatty-acid--CoA ligase, translated as MSDLADPRFLDERTAHWAQTKPGSEAMTYLDRTWTWAQWNDRVRRLAGALTERGVQRGDVVAFLDKNHPACVELTLAAASLGAANAIINFRLAADELDYVLNDSDAKLLIVGSELKPGIDKIRDKLTNIEHVIEVTPEGGDGDEYEAMLASATPVNRGADVTPDDVAIIMYSSGTTGRPKGVELTQANIIAHTINAHEGFDFDDGDKSMVSMPLFHVGGSSYVQFGLHDGVPSVMTREVDGVSLAGAILKGANRTFLVPAVLAKVLESGEDAVKLFGALKTFAYGASPMPLPLLREALKAWPDTEFMQVYGLTEVCGVISHLLPEVHRDPGRQERLSSAGTLVPNAEVRVVDPDTLEDVPAGQQGELWFRSPQLMKGYHNKPEATAEAITPDGWFRTGDVGRVDDGGYIFVEDRLKDMIISGGENIYSIEVERVMAEHPAVTDVAIIGIPDDKWGEVVKAVVSLEGSATPEELIAWCRERLAAYKCPKSVDIADELPRNPTGKILKKELRKPYWEGRDRATV; from the coding sequence ATGTCTGACCTGGCTGACCCGCGTTTCCTCGACGAACGAACCGCCCACTGGGCTCAAACCAAGCCCGGTTCCGAGGCAATGACGTACCTGGACCGCACCTGGACCTGGGCGCAATGGAACGATCGGGTGCGTCGGCTCGCCGGCGCGCTGACCGAGCGCGGCGTCCAACGCGGCGACGTGGTGGCGTTCCTGGACAAGAACCATCCCGCCTGCGTGGAGCTGACGCTGGCCGCGGCGTCGTTGGGCGCGGCCAACGCGATCATCAACTTCCGGCTGGCCGCCGACGAACTCGACTACGTGCTCAACGACTCCGACGCCAAGCTGCTGATCGTCGGATCCGAACTCAAGCCGGGCATCGACAAGATCCGCGACAAACTCACCAACATCGAACACGTCATCGAGGTGACACCCGAAGGCGGGGACGGCGACGAGTACGAGGCGATGCTGGCCTCGGCGACGCCGGTGAACCGCGGCGCCGACGTGACACCCGACGACGTGGCCATCATCATGTACTCCTCGGGCACGACCGGGCGCCCCAAAGGCGTTGAGCTGACACAGGCCAACATCATCGCGCACACCATCAACGCGCACGAGGGCTTCGACTTCGACGACGGCGACAAGAGCATGGTGTCGATGCCGCTGTTCCACGTCGGCGGTTCGTCCTACGTGCAGTTCGGCCTGCACGACGGGGTGCCGAGCGTGATGACGCGCGAGGTCGACGGCGTCTCGCTGGCCGGCGCGATCCTCAAGGGCGCCAACAGGACCTTCCTGGTACCCGCGGTGCTGGCCAAGGTGCTGGAGTCCGGCGAGGACGCGGTGAAACTGTTCGGCGCGCTCAAGACGTTCGCCTACGGCGCGTCGCCGATGCCACTGCCGCTGTTGCGGGAGGCATTGAAAGCGTGGCCGGACACCGAGTTCATGCAGGTGTACGGGCTCACCGAGGTGTGCGGGGTGATCAGCCACCTGCTGCCCGAGGTGCACCGCGATCCCGGCCGCCAAGAACGGCTGTCCAGCGCGGGCACCTTGGTGCCCAACGCCGAAGTGCGCGTCGTCGACCCGGACACACTGGAAGACGTGCCGGCCGGCCAGCAGGGCGAATTGTGGTTCCGCTCACCACAGTTGATGAAGGGCTACCACAACAAGCCGGAGGCCACGGCCGAGGCGATCACCCCCGACGGCTGGTTCCGCACCGGTGACGTGGGCCGCGTCGATGACGGCGGCTACATCTTCGTCGAGGACCGGCTCAAGGACATGATCATCTCCGGCGGTGAGAACATCTACTCCATCGAGGTCGAGCGGGTGATGGCCGAGCATCCCGCGGTCACCGACGTCGCGATCATCGGCATCCCCGACGACAAGTGGGGTGAGGTCGTCAAAGCCGTTGTCTCTCTTGAGGGCTCGGCCACGCCCGAGGAGCTGATCGCGTGGTGCCGTGAACGGCTGGCAGCCTACAAGTGCCCCAAGAGCGTCGACATCGCCGACGAGTTGCCGCGCAACCCGACCGGCAAGATCCTCAAGAAGGAACTGCGCAAGCCGTACTGGGAGGGCCGCGACCGGGCGACGGTGTAG
- a CDS encoding 1,4-dihydroxy-2-naphthoyl-CoA synthase, with the protein MSDNPFDPSLWQPVAGVELTDITYHRHVLDGQPQPTVRVAFDRPDVRNAFRPHTVDELYRVLDHARMSSDVGVVLLTGNGPSPKDGGWAFCSGGDQRIRGRSGYQYASGETAETVDPARAGRLHILEVQRLIRFMPKPVICLVNGWAAGGGHSLHAVCDLTLASREHARFKQTDADVGSFDGGYGSAYLAKQVGQKFAREIFFLGKPYTAEQMHAMGAVNEVVDHKDLEKVALEWAAQINGKSPQAIRMLKYAFNLTDDGLVGQQLFAGEATRLAYMTDEAVEGRDAFLEKRDPDWSAFPRYF; encoded by the coding sequence ATGAGCGACAACCCTTTTGACCCGTCACTCTGGCAGCCGGTCGCCGGCGTGGAGTTGACCGACATCACCTATCACCGGCACGTGCTCGACGGTCAACCGCAACCGACCGTGCGGGTGGCCTTCGACCGGCCCGACGTGCGCAACGCGTTTCGCCCGCACACCGTCGACGAGCTCTACCGGGTGCTCGACCACGCCCGGATGTCCTCGGATGTCGGGGTGGTGCTGCTGACCGGTAACGGCCCCTCGCCCAAGGACGGCGGCTGGGCGTTCTGCTCGGGCGGCGACCAGCGCATCCGGGGCCGCAGCGGCTATCAGTACGCCTCGGGTGAGACCGCGGAGACGGTCGATCCGGCGCGAGCGGGCCGGCTGCACATCCTCGAGGTGCAGCGCCTGATCCGGTTCATGCCCAAGCCGGTGATCTGCCTGGTCAACGGCTGGGCGGCCGGCGGCGGGCACAGCCTGCACGCGGTGTGTGATCTGACGCTGGCCAGCCGCGAGCACGCGCGTTTCAAGCAGACCGACGCCGACGTGGGCAGCTTCGACGGCGGATACGGCAGCGCCTACCTGGCCAAACAGGTCGGCCAGAAGTTCGCCCGGGAGATCTTCTTTTTAGGCAAGCCCTACACCGCCGAGCAGATGCACGCGATGGGCGCGGTCAACGAGGTCGTCGACCACAAGGACCTGGAGAAGGTGGCCCTGGAGTGGGCCGCGCAGATCAACGGCAAGTCGCCGCAGGCCATCCGCATGCTCAAGTACGCGTTCAACCTCACCGACGACGGCCTGGTGGGCCAGCAGTTGTTCGCCGGGGAGGCCACCCGGCTGGCGTACATGACCGACGAGGCCGTCGAGGGCCGCGACGCGTTCCTGGAGAAGCGCGACCCGGACTGGAGCGCCTTCCCGCGCTACTTCTGA
- a CDS encoding Mce protein, with amino-acid sequence MSVSTDEDRETGEEPDEGDAAKQAEAPDTTEDSGAAPAAPNWRRRALRAAVAAAFVVLAAAVGFLGWQLWQERQITQAGEQARQAATDYAQVLTSIDSEKVDENFDAVLDGATGEFKDMYSQSSSQLRQLLIDNKASAHGVVLESAVQSATKDKAVVLLFVDQSVSNTNVPDPRIDRSRIKMTMEYVDGRWRASKVELP; translated from the coding sequence ATGTCCGTGAGCACCGACGAAGACCGCGAGACTGGCGAGGAACCCGACGAGGGCGACGCTGCAAAGCAGGCCGAAGCTCCCGACACCACCGAGGACAGCGGCGCGGCGCCCGCCGCCCCGAACTGGCGCCGTCGCGCGCTGCGCGCAGCGGTGGCGGCGGCGTTCGTGGTGCTTGCCGCCGCGGTCGGGTTCCTGGGTTGGCAACTGTGGCAGGAGCGGCAGATCACGCAGGCCGGCGAGCAGGCCCGGCAGGCGGCGACCGACTACGCACAGGTCTTGACGAGCATCGATTCGGAGAAGGTCGACGAGAACTTCGACGCGGTGCTCGACGGCGCGACCGGGGAGTTCAAAGACATGTACTCGCAGTCGAGCTCGCAGCTGCGGCAGTTGCTGATCGACAACAAGGCGTCCGCGCACGGGGTCGTGCTGGAATCCGCGGTCCAGTCGGCGACCAAGGACAAGGCGGTCGTGCTGCTGTTCGTCGACCAGTCGGTGTCCAACACCAACGTGCCCGACCCGCGCATCGATCGCAGTCGCATCAAGATGACGATGGAGTACGTCGACGGTCGTTGGCGCGCAAGCAAGGTCGAGCTGCCCTGA
- a CDS encoding oxygenase MpaB family protein, with amino-acid sequence MASVNSPAERHTTLGPSSLLWRWAGDMRIAFEGGTAGLLQTMHPAIGQGLIDHSDFFDDPVDRVFRSLPGILGTVYDGPQAEATGLRVRDFHHDIKGTLDARMGGGRYHALNPETFWWAHATFQRMVDRIAMYWDRHRLTARESEQLYAEGCEWYRRYGMTGSVVPADRVAFEREVDRYCREVLAPNPASDYLIEFIGRPAIPDMSASPDYPTHPRLRPLADALLPTLPVRMALAPPMRLVIFGGLPPLVRERFDIPWSRGDERRYRAIRAAIRTGWPGVPASFKWYPAARKGWLRERGRVPARF; translated from the coding sequence ATGGCATCGGTCAACTCCCCCGCTGAACGGCACACCACGCTCGGACCGTCCTCGCTGCTGTGGCGGTGGGCCGGGGACATGCGCATCGCGTTCGAGGGCGGCACCGCGGGTCTGCTGCAAACCATGCACCCCGCCATCGGACAGGGCCTGATCGATCATTCCGACTTCTTCGACGACCCCGTCGACCGGGTATTCCGTTCGCTGCCCGGCATTCTGGGCACCGTGTACGACGGTCCCCAAGCCGAGGCGACGGGTCTGCGCGTGCGCGACTTCCACCACGACATCAAGGGCACCCTCGACGCGCGGATGGGCGGCGGCCGCTACCACGCCCTGAACCCCGAGACGTTCTGGTGGGCGCATGCGACCTTTCAGCGCATGGTCGACCGGATCGCGATGTACTGGGATCGGCACCGGCTCACCGCGCGCGAAAGCGAGCAGTTGTACGCCGAGGGCTGCGAGTGGTACCGCCGCTACGGCATGACGGGAAGTGTCGTGCCCGCGGACCGGGTCGCCTTCGAGCGCGAGGTCGACCGGTACTGCCGCGAGGTGCTGGCGCCCAACCCGGCGTCGGACTATCTGATCGAGTTCATCGGCCGGCCGGCGATCCCGGACATGAGCGCCTCACCCGACTATCCGACCCACCCGCGGCTTCGTCCGCTGGCCGATGCGTTGCTGCCCACCTTGCCGGTGCGCATGGCGCTGGCCCCGCCGATGCGGCTGGTCATCTTCGGCGGCCTGCCACCGCTGGTGCGCGAGCGCTTCGACATTCCGTGGAGCCGCGGCGACGAACGTCGCTACCGCGCCATCCGCGCCGCGATCCGGACGGGCTGGCCCGGCGTGCCCGCGTCGTTCAAGTGGTACCCGGCCGCGCGGAAGGGCTGGTTGCGCGAACGGGGCCGCGTCCCGGCCCGGTTCTGA
- a CDS encoding nucleoside/nucleotide kinase family protein — MEPLARVAARLARQHRVVLGICGAPGAGKSTFAEAVAAAFDGAVCVPADGFHLADVELTRLGRRDRKGAIDTFDAYGYLTLLQRIRAQPSHTVYAPAFARDLEQPIAGSIPVAPQTRLIVTEGNYLLDDDAPWPAVRDLLDEVWFLDVARSERQQRLVKRHIQFGKTTQQAQAWVRDVDEPNADRIEACRHKADLIVPLPS; from the coding sequence ATGGAGCCGCTGGCGCGCGTGGCCGCCCGGTTGGCTCGGCAGCACCGGGTGGTCCTCGGGATCTGCGGCGCGCCGGGCGCGGGAAAGTCGACGTTCGCCGAGGCCGTCGCCGCGGCGTTCGACGGTGCCGTGTGCGTGCCCGCCGACGGCTTTCATCTGGCTGACGTGGAGTTGACGCGGCTGGGCCGGCGTGACCGCAAGGGCGCCATCGACACCTTCGACGCTTACGGCTATCTGACGCTGCTGCAACGCATTCGGGCCCAGCCCTCACACACCGTTTACGCGCCGGCGTTCGCTCGTGACCTCGAACAGCCGATCGCGGGCAGCATCCCCGTCGCACCCCAGACGCGGCTGATCGTCACCGAAGGCAACTACCTGCTCGACGACGACGCGCCGTGGCCCGCCGTTCGGGACCTGCTCGACGAGGTTTGGTTCCTCGACGTTGCGCGCAGCGAACGTCAGCAGCGACTTGTCAAGCGGCACATACAGTTCGGCAAGACAACGCAGCAGGCGCAGGCCTGGGTGCGCGACGTCGACGAACCCAACGCCGACCGGATCGAAGCCTGTCGGCACAAGGCCGACCTGATCGTGCCCCTCCCTTCCTAG
- a CDS encoding SDR family oxidoreductase: MSKSPLRRLREQVVLTTMRPPLAPQLVMLRPDLSDVDLSGKRVLLTGASSGIGEAAAEKFARRGATVVVAARRQELLEAVVARITGAGGTATAHACDLADLDEVDALVAKVDRDLGGVDILINNAGRSIRRPLAESLDRWHDVERTMTLNYYSPLRLIRGLAPGMRERGDGHIINVSTWGVLSEASPLFGVYNASKAALSTVSRVIETEWSHHGVHSTTLYYPLVSTPMIAPTKAYEGLPALTAAEAADWMILAARKRPVRIAPRIAMTARALDTVAPNWLNALMKRQTVQP, encoded by the coding sequence GTGAGTAAGAGCCCGCTGCGGCGGTTGCGCGAGCAGGTTGTCCTGACCACCATGCGGCCGCCGCTGGCGCCGCAGCTGGTGATGCTGCGCCCCGACCTTTCCGACGTCGACCTCAGCGGTAAGCGCGTACTGCTGACCGGGGCGTCGTCGGGTATCGGCGAGGCGGCCGCGGAGAAGTTCGCCCGCCGGGGCGCGACGGTGGTGGTGGCCGCGCGTCGCCAGGAGCTGCTCGAGGCGGTCGTCGCACGGATCACCGGCGCGGGCGGCACGGCCACCGCGCACGCGTGTGACCTCGCGGACCTGGACGAGGTCGACGCGCTGGTCGCCAAGGTCGACCGCGACCTGGGCGGCGTCGACATCCTGATCAACAACGCGGGCCGGTCGATCCGCCGCCCGCTGGCCGAATCGCTGGACCGCTGGCACGACGTCGAGCGCACGATGACGCTGAACTACTACTCGCCGCTGCGCCTGATCCGCGGGTTGGCCCCCGGGATGCGCGAGCGCGGCGACGGCCACATCATCAACGTGTCGACGTGGGGTGTGCTCAGCGAAGCCTCCCCGCTGTTCGGGGTGTACAACGCGTCCAAGGCCGCGCTGTCGACGGTGAGCCGGGTCATCGAGACCGAGTGGTCCCACCACGGTGTGCACTCCACGACGCTGTACTACCCGCTGGTGTCCACCCCGATGATCGCGCCGACCAAAGCCTACGAGGGCCTGCCCGCGCTCACCGCGGCCGAGGCGGCCGACTGGATGATCCTGGCCGCGCGCAAACGGCCGGTGCGCATCGCGCCGCGGATCGCGATGACCGCCAGGGCGTTGGACACCGTCGCCCCGAACTGGCTCAACGCGCTGATGAAGCGTCAGACCGTGCAGCCCTGA
- the fadD8 gene encoding fatty-acid--CoA ligase FadD8: MAMTQAVDSSRERSSVDLLRHPIHSGHLTVGALKRNKDKPVLFLGDTTLTGGELAERISQYIQAFEALGAGSGAAVGLLSLNRPEVLMIIGAGQTQGYRRTALHPLGSLDDHAYVLDDAGVSALIIDPVPMFVERALGLLEKVPSLKQILTIGPVPQALTGVAVDLTAEAEKYAPRPLVAADLPPDHIGGMAYTGGTTGKPKGVIGTVQSITTMTTIQLAEWEWPERPKFLMCTPLSHAGAAFFVPTIVKGGEMVVLSKFDPAEVLRVIEEQRITATMLVPSMIYALMDHPDSHTRDLSSLETVYYGASAMNPVRLAEAIRRFGPIFAQYYGQSEAPMVITYLAKGDHDEKRLTSCGRPTLFSRVALLGEDGQPVPQGEVGEICVSGPLVSGGYWNRPDETSKTFHDGWMHTGDLAREDSDGFYYIVDRTKDMIVTGGFNVFPREVEDVVAEHPSVAQVCVIGTPDEKWGEAVTAVVVLRPDADGSEDAVARMTAEIQAAVKERKGSVQSPKQVIVVDSVPVTALGKPDKKAVRAQFWEGSERAVG, encoded by the coding sequence ATGGCCATGACCCAGGCTGTTGACTCCTCGCGCGAGCGCTCGTCGGTGGACCTCCTGCGCCACCCCATCCACTCCGGCCACCTCACCGTGGGAGCGTTGAAGCGGAACAAGGACAAACCGGTGTTGTTCCTCGGCGACACGACGCTGACCGGCGGCGAGTTGGCCGAACGCATCAGCCAGTACATTCAGGCGTTCGAGGCGCTGGGTGCGGGCAGCGGCGCGGCGGTCGGGCTGCTGTCGCTGAACCGCCCCGAGGTGTTGATGATCATCGGCGCCGGCCAGACCCAGGGCTACCGGCGCACGGCACTACATCCTCTCGGTTCCCTCGACGACCATGCCTATGTGCTCGACGATGCCGGCGTCTCGGCGCTGATCATCGACCCGGTGCCGATGTTCGTCGAGCGCGCGCTGGGCCTGTTGGAGAAGGTGCCGTCGCTCAAGCAGATCCTCACGATCGGCCCGGTGCCCCAGGCGTTGACCGGCGTCGCAGTCGATCTCACCGCCGAGGCCGAGAAGTACGCGCCGCGTCCGCTGGTCGCGGCGGATCTGCCGCCCGACCACATCGGCGGGATGGCCTACACCGGCGGCACCACCGGCAAGCCCAAGGGCGTGATCGGCACGGTGCAGTCGATCACCACGATGACGACGATCCAGCTGGCCGAGTGGGAATGGCCCGAGCGCCCGAAATTCCTGATGTGCACGCCGCTTTCGCATGCCGGGGCGGCGTTTTTCGTGCCGACCATCGTCAAGGGCGGCGAGATGGTGGTGCTGTCCAAGTTCGACCCGGCCGAGGTGCTGCGGGTGATCGAGGAGCAGCGCATCACCGCCACCATGCTGGTGCCGTCGATGATCTATGCGTTGATGGATCACCCGGATTCACACACCCGCGACCTGTCGTCGCTGGAGACGGTGTACTACGGGGCGTCGGCGATGAACCCGGTGCGGTTGGCCGAGGCGATCCGCCGCTTCGGGCCGATCTTCGCTCAGTACTACGGCCAGTCCGAAGCCCCGATGGTGATCACATATCTGGCCAAGGGCGATCACGACGAGAAGCGGTTGACGTCGTGCGGGCGCCCGACGCTGTTTTCGCGGGTGGCCCTGCTGGGCGAGGACGGCCAGCCGGTGCCCCAGGGCGAGGTCGGCGAGATCTGCGTGTCCGGCCCGCTGGTGTCCGGGGGCTACTGGAACCGTCCTGACGAGACGTCTAAGACCTTTCATGACGGCTGGATGCACACCGGTGATCTGGCCCGCGAGGACTCCGACGGCTTCTACTACATCGTCGACCGCACCAAGGACATGATCGTCACCGGCGGCTTCAACGTGTTCCCGCGGGAAGTGGAAGACGTTGTGGCCGAACATCCCTCGGTTGCCCAGGTGTGCGTGATCGGCACCCCCGACGAGAAGTGGGGCGAAGCGGTGACCGCTGTGGTGGTGCTGCGCCCCGACGCCGACGGGTCCGAGGATGCGGTGGCCCGCATGACCGCGGAGATCCAGGCCGCGGTCAAGGAGCGCAAGGGTTCGGTGCAGTCGCCCAAGCAGGTGATCGTCGTCGACTCGGTGCCGGTGACGGCGCTGGGCAAGCCCGACAAGAAGGCGGTGCGCGCACAGTTCTGGGAGGGTTCTGAGCGCGCCGTCGGCTAA